One Arthrobacter sp. StoSoilB19 DNA window includes the following coding sequences:
- the arc gene encoding proteasome ATPase encodes METPNQDSGRTPAEQSAANDLSVADRQVNILRDKLRHIDRQLAAATQNNTKLVSMLETAKAEILRLKNALDQEGQPPYSFGTILQINPKRQPSPGNSGQAATEESVDIFNAGRKMRVGISPLVNINQLAVGQEVLLNEALLIVAGLGYERAGELATLKEMLGRDRALVVGRADEERVVRLSGALQAEKLRVGDALSVDSRTGYALEKVPRSEVENLVLEEVPDITYEDIGGLGPQIEQIRDAVELPFLHPDLYREHGLKAPKGILLYGPPGCGKTLIAKAVANSLAARAAERSGNVDLKSYFLNIKGPELLDKYVGETERHIRLIFSRAREKASDGSPVVVFFDEMDSLFRTRGTGISSDVETTIVPQLLSEIDGVERLDNVIVIGASNREDMIDPAILRPGRLDVKVKIQRPDAEAAADIFNKYITPDLPFHESDLAEHNGDVQATVDAMVQRTVEAMYSTDKSNEFLEVTYANGDTEMLYFKDFNSGAVVQNVVDRAKKYAIKDLLTTHQKGLRIEHLLRAVVDEFREHEDMPNTTNPDDWARISGKKGERITYIRTIVQGKAGQEPGKSIETMPTTGQYL; translated from the coding sequence ATGGAGACACCAAACCAGGACTCCGGACGTACACCGGCAGAGCAGTCTGCCGCCAACGACCTCTCGGTTGCTGACCGCCAGGTCAACATACTTCGGGACAAGCTCAGGCACATCGACCGCCAGTTGGCAGCGGCAACGCAGAACAACACCAAGCTGGTCAGCATGCTTGAGACGGCCAAGGCGGAGATCCTCCGGCTGAAAAACGCCCTTGACCAGGAAGGACAGCCGCCGTACAGCTTCGGCACCATCCTCCAGATCAACCCAAAGCGGCAGCCTTCCCCCGGCAACAGCGGACAGGCCGCCACGGAGGAATCGGTGGACATCTTCAACGCCGGCCGGAAGATGCGGGTGGGCATCAGCCCCCTGGTAAACATCAACCAGCTGGCGGTAGGCCAGGAGGTGCTGCTCAACGAAGCCCTCCTGATCGTTGCAGGGCTCGGCTATGAGCGCGCCGGCGAGCTGGCCACCCTGAAGGAGATGCTGGGACGGGACCGGGCCCTGGTGGTGGGCCGGGCCGATGAAGAACGCGTGGTCCGGCTCTCCGGCGCGCTGCAGGCCGAGAAGCTCAGGGTGGGCGACGCCCTCTCCGTGGATTCGCGGACCGGCTACGCACTCGAGAAGGTGCCGCGCTCCGAGGTGGAGAACCTGGTCCTGGAAGAAGTTCCGGACATCACCTACGAGGACATCGGCGGCCTTGGCCCCCAGATCGAGCAGATCAGGGACGCGGTGGAACTGCCATTCCTGCACCCCGACCTCTACCGGGAGCACGGCCTGAAGGCGCCCAAGGGCATCCTGCTGTACGGGCCTCCGGGCTGCGGCAAGACCCTCATCGCCAAGGCTGTCGCCAACTCCCTCGCTGCCCGCGCCGCCGAGCGGTCCGGGAACGTGGACCTGAAGAGCTACTTCCTGAACATCAAGGGCCCTGAACTCCTCGACAAGTACGTGGGCGAAACGGAGCGGCACATCCGGCTGATCTTCTCCCGCGCCCGGGAAAAGGCATCGGACGGCAGCCCCGTAGTGGTCTTCTTCGACGAAATGGATTCCTTGTTCCGCACCCGTGGCACCGGAATCTCGTCCGACGTCGAAACCACCATCGTGCCCCAGCTCCTCAGCGAGATCGACGGCGTGGAACGCCTCGACAACGTCATCGTCATCGGCGCATCCAACCGTGAGGACATGATCGACCCCGCCATCCTCCGGCCCGGCCGGCTGGACGTCAAAGTCAAGATCCAGCGTCCCGATGCCGAAGCCGCCGCGGACATCTTCAACAAATACATCACGCCGGACCTGCCGTTCCACGAATCGGACCTCGCAGAGCACAACGGCGACGTCCAGGCCACGGTTGACGCCATGGTCCAGCGCACGGTCGAAGCCATGTACTCCACTGACAAGTCCAACGAGTTCCTGGAGGTCACCTATGCCAACGGTGACACCGAGATGCTCTACTTCAAGGATTTCAACTCGGGCGCCGTGGTGCAGAACGTGGTGGACCGGGCCAAGAAGTACGCCATCAAGGACCTGCTGACCACGCACCAGAAGGGCCTCCGGATCGAGCACCTGCTGCGCGCTGTGGTGGACGAGTTCCGCGAACACGAGGACATGCCCAACACCACCAACCCCGACGACTGGGCACGTATCTCCGGCAAGAAGGGCGAACGGATCACCTACATCCGCACCATCGTCCAGGGCAAGGCCGGCCAGGAGCCGGGCAAGTCCATCGAGACGATGCCGACCACGGGACAGTATCTATGA
- the dop gene encoding depupylase/deamidase Dop, translated as MTGAKGPAAGEALPVGGAMRVMGAETEYGIHAPSAPSANATMMSARVVQAYAQVTRQRAAGGAETRWDYTDEEPLHDARGWTVDRGAAHPTQLTDQPPVLDAEAVALAYGREELELDGQDESGTLLMNMVLGNGARLYVDHAHPEYSSPEVTNPRDAVAWDAAGDLVGLAAVRRLAADPALPPVNLYKNNTDNKSVSYGSHENYLMPRSVPFGDIVRGLTPFFISRQVVCGAGRLGIGQDSSTPGFQVSQRADFFEAEVGLETTIRRPIINTRDEPHSTADKYRRLHVIIGDANLSQVSNYLKFGTTAMVLSLIEAGLAPKIEVYEPVAALKTVSHDTSLTAKLRLLDGRRVTALDLQWMYHEAAAKLAQDTGVGDAVDGDGHTHEVLERWAAVLTQLDSDRAAAASSVEWLAKLTLLDGYRQRDGLEWSDARLGLVDLQWSDIRPEKGLYYRLLSRNRMQRVVDDAAISAAVAEPPADTRAFFRGKCISSFGKDVVGASWDSVIFDVPGYGRLQRVPTREPLRGTKALTGALFERYREAGPFLGELLGHNSTPPAA; from the coding sequence ATGACGGGTGCAAAGGGACCCGCTGCCGGGGAAGCGCTCCCCGTCGGCGGGGCCATGCGGGTCATGGGGGCGGAAACCGAATACGGCATCCACGCCCCCTCCGCACCCTCGGCCAACGCCACCATGATGAGCGCGCGGGTGGTGCAGGCCTATGCCCAGGTCACCAGGCAGCGGGCGGCCGGCGGGGCCGAGACCCGCTGGGACTATACCGACGAAGAGCCGCTGCACGATGCCCGGGGTTGGACCGTGGACCGGGGAGCTGCACACCCCACCCAGCTGACCGACCAGCCACCGGTGCTTGACGCGGAGGCGGTGGCCCTGGCCTACGGGCGCGAGGAACTCGAACTGGACGGCCAGGACGAGTCGGGGACGCTGCTCATGAACATGGTCCTGGGCAATGGCGCCCGGCTGTACGTTGACCACGCCCATCCGGAGTATTCAAGCCCCGAGGTCACCAACCCACGGGACGCTGTGGCCTGGGACGCTGCCGGCGACCTTGTGGGGCTGGCGGCCGTGCGCCGGCTGGCGGCGGACCCGGCGCTCCCGCCGGTCAACCTTTACAAGAACAACACGGACAACAAGTCCGTGTCCTACGGTTCGCACGAGAACTACCTCATGCCCCGTTCCGTCCCTTTTGGCGACATTGTCCGCGGGCTCACGCCATTCTTCATCAGCCGGCAGGTGGTCTGCGGGGCCGGGCGGCTCGGGATAGGACAGGACAGTTCAACCCCGGGCTTCCAGGTCAGCCAGCGGGCCGACTTCTTCGAAGCCGAGGTCGGCCTGGAAACCACCATCCGCCGGCCCATCATCAACACCCGCGACGAGCCCCATTCCACCGCCGACAAGTACCGGCGCCTGCACGTCATCATCGGTGACGCCAATCTCAGCCAGGTGTCCAACTACCTGAAGTTCGGCACCACGGCCATGGTCCTGAGCCTCATTGAGGCAGGGCTCGCCCCCAAAATCGAAGTCTACGAGCCGGTGGCAGCGCTCAAAACGGTGAGTCACGATACCTCGCTGACAGCAAAGCTGCGCCTGTTGGACGGACGGCGGGTCACGGCGCTGGACCTTCAGTGGATGTACCACGAAGCCGCAGCCAAACTCGCCCAGGACACCGGCGTCGGTGACGCCGTGGACGGTGACGGGCACACACACGAGGTCCTGGAACGGTGGGCTGCCGTTCTCACCCAACTGGACAGTGACAGGGCCGCGGCTGCCAGTTCCGTGGAGTGGCTGGCGAAACTTACCCTGCTTGATGGGTACCGCCAGCGTGATGGACTGGAGTGGAGCGATGCCCGGCTTGGCCTGGTGGATCTCCAGTGGTCCGATATCAGGCCGGAGAAAGGCCTCTACTACCGCCTGTTGTCCAGGAACCGGATGCAGCGCGTGGTGGACGATGCTGCCATCTCCGCCGCCGTGGCCGAGCCCCCCGCCGACACCCGGGCCTTCTTCCGCGGAAAGTGCATCAGCAGCTTCGGCAAGGATGTGGTGGGGGCAAGCTGGGACTCGGTCATCTTCGACGTGCCCGGTTACGGACGGCTTCAGCGGGTGCCTACCAGGGAACCACTGAGGGGAACCAAAGCCCTGACCGGAGCGTTGTTTGAGCGCTACCGGGAAGCGGGACCGTTCCTCGGCGAACTGCTGGGACACAACAGTACTCCGCCTGCGGCGTAA
- a CDS encoding ubiquitin-like protein Pup, whose amino-acid sequence MAGQEQQQPQSRDSQVEDDIPEAPPAPPEAQASASTEGVDDLLDEIDGVLESNAEEFVRAFVQKGGQ is encoded by the coding sequence ATGGCAGGCCAGGAGCAGCAGCAGCCGCAGTCACGCGACAGCCAGGTCGAAGACGACATCCCCGAGGCACCCCCGGCACCGCCCGAGGCGCAGGCTTCGGCGTCGACCGAAGGCGTGGACGACCTGCTCGACGAAATCGACGGCGTCCTGGAATCCAACGCCGAAGAGTTCGTCCGGGCATTCGTGCAAAAGGGCGGCCAGTAA
- the prcB gene encoding proteasome subunit beta: protein MQESTANQVAANATSSFTEHLQRDRPELLPFSRSLQGGVSGAAPLQVPHATTIVAMSYGGGVLMAGDRRATMGNIIASRHIEKVFPADHFSVLGIAGTAGIAIDLTRLFQVELEHYEKIEGTQLSLEGKANRLGAMIRGNLPMALQGLAVVPLFAGFDTSAGVGRLFSYDVTGGRYEEHEHHTVGSGSVFARGALKKLWRPNLTPAEALSVAVESLYDAADDDSATGGPDTVRQLWPVVYTVDRTGARRVPEAELAAASRSVIEARTIAGREA from the coding sequence GTGCAGGAATCAACCGCCAACCAGGTAGCCGCCAACGCCACCTCGTCCTTTACGGAGCACCTGCAACGGGACCGGCCCGAGCTACTGCCCTTTAGCCGGTCCCTCCAGGGCGGCGTGTCCGGGGCTGCGCCGTTGCAGGTTCCGCACGCCACCACGATCGTGGCCATGAGTTACGGCGGCGGTGTCCTGATGGCGGGCGACCGGCGCGCCACCATGGGAAACATCATTGCCAGCAGGCACATCGAGAAGGTCTTCCCGGCAGACCACTTCTCTGTCCTTGGCATAGCCGGCACAGCCGGAATAGCGATTGACCTGACGCGGCTCTTCCAGGTTGAACTTGAGCACTACGAAAAGATTGAAGGAACCCAGCTCAGCCTCGAAGGCAAGGCGAACCGGTTGGGGGCCATGATCCGGGGCAACCTTCCCATGGCCCTGCAGGGCCTTGCCGTGGTGCCCCTGTTTGCAGGGTTCGACACCAGCGCCGGTGTCGGACGGCTGTTTTCCTATGACGTCACCGGGGGCAGGTACGAGGAACACGAACACCATACCGTGGGTTCCGGTTCCGTCTTCGCCCGCGGAGCCCTGAAGAAACTCTGGCGGCCCAACCTCACCCCGGCTGAGGCGCTGTCCGTCGCCGTGGAGTCCCTGTACGACGCCGCCGACGACGATTCCGCCACGGGCGGCCCGGATACCGTCCGGCAGTTGTGGCCCGTGGTTTATACAGTGGACAGGACGGGAGCCCGCCGGGTGCCCGAGGCCGAACTCGCGGCTGCTTCGCGCAGCGTGATCGAAGCGCGCACCATCGCCGGACGGGAGGCCTGA
- the prcA gene encoding proteasome subunit alpha, with protein sequence MTQQFYVSPEQLMKDRADFARKGIARGRSVVVISCADGIALVAENPSPSLHKIGEIYDKIAFAAVGKYNEFESLRQAGVRYADVRGYSYDREDVTARGLASVYAQSLGAVFTAEQKPFEVELAVAEVGSTQAEDHLYRLTFDGSIADEHSFVVMGGQADKVSSTIEAGWQASLGFADAVRLALKGLTPAQEGDQPAAPLPPGALEVAVLDRLSESSRGSRRAFRRLNDADITALLA encoded by the coding sequence ATGACCCAGCAGTTTTATGTCTCGCCCGAACAGCTGATGAAGGACCGCGCGGATTTCGCGCGGAAGGGCATCGCCCGCGGCCGGTCGGTGGTTGTCATCAGCTGCGCGGACGGCATCGCACTCGTCGCCGAGAACCCATCGCCGTCCCTGCACAAGATCGGTGAAATCTACGACAAGATCGCGTTCGCCGCCGTGGGCAAGTACAACGAATTCGAAAGCCTGCGCCAGGCCGGCGTCCGCTATGCCGACGTCCGCGGGTACTCGTATGACCGCGAGGACGTCACCGCCCGCGGCCTGGCGAGCGTATACGCCCAAAGCCTGGGTGCCGTCTTCACCGCAGAGCAAAAGCCGTTTGAAGTGGAACTGGCAGTAGCCGAAGTGGGCTCCACGCAGGCCGAAGACCACCTGTACCGGCTGACCTTCGACGGTTCCATCGCCGATGAGCACAGCTTTGTGGTCATGGGCGGCCAGGCAGACAAGGTGTCGTCAACCATCGAGGCAGGATGGCAGGCGTCCCTGGGCTTCGCCGACGCTGTCCGGCTGGCTTTGAAGGGTCTCACGCCTGCCCAGGAGGGTGACCAGCCGGCAGCACCGCTGCCGCCCGGCGCCCTCGAGGTGGCAGTTCTGGACAGGCTTTCCGAAAGCTCCCGCGGCTCCCGGCGTGCTTTCCGCAGGCTGAACGACGCGGACATCACAGCACTGCTGGCCTAG
- the pafA gene encoding Pup--protein ligase — protein MDKRIFGIETEFGISYSSPDSRPLAPEEVARYLFRKVVSWGRSSNVFLTNGSRLYLDVGSHPEYATAECDDLAQLIAHDRAGELILDDLVDEAQARLAAEGFNGTVYLFKNNTDSAGNSYGSHENYLIPRRGEFSRLAEILIPFLVTRQLIAGAGKILKTPHGATYAFSQRADHIWEGVSSATTRSRPIINTRDEPHADAEFYRRLHVIVGDSNMSEATALMKVGTVDLVLRMIEAGVIMRDMRMENPIRSIREISHDLSGRALVRLANGRQLTALEIQQEYLTKVTAFVNEHGAHNPHVPLILDLWERTLHAIESGDTKGIDTEIDWAIKKKLMDNYRERHGLGLDAPRIAQLDLTYHDISRSRGLYYLLQSRGAVRRIVDDTVIKGAVDAPPQTTRAKLRGDFVRRAQELGRDYTVDWVHLKLNDRAHQTILCKDPFRSVDERVDALLDSMG, from the coding sequence ATGGACAAGAGAATCTTCGGCATCGAAACCGAGTTCGGGATCTCTTACTCGAGCCCCGACTCGAGGCCGCTGGCCCCGGAAGAGGTGGCCCGGTACCTCTTCCGAAAGGTGGTCAGCTGGGGGCGCTCGTCCAACGTGTTCCTCACCAACGGTTCGCGGCTGTACCTCGACGTAGGATCCCACCCGGAATACGCCACCGCCGAATGCGACGACCTCGCCCAGCTGATCGCCCATGACCGTGCGGGTGAGCTCATCCTGGATGACCTGGTTGATGAGGCCCAGGCCCGGCTGGCGGCCGAGGGCTTCAACGGCACCGTATACCTTTTCAAGAACAACACCGACTCTGCGGGCAACTCGTACGGCAGCCACGAGAACTACCTCATTCCCCGCCGTGGGGAATTCTCCCGCCTGGCCGAAATCCTGATCCCGTTCCTGGTCACCCGCCAGCTCATCGCCGGCGCCGGAAAGATCCTGAAGACGCCGCATGGCGCCACCTATGCGTTCTCCCAGCGGGCCGACCACATCTGGGAGGGAGTGTCCTCAGCCACCACACGGTCGCGGCCCATCATCAACACCCGTGACGAGCCGCACGCGGACGCGGAGTTTTATCGGCGGCTGCACGTCATTGTGGGCGACTCGAACATGTCAGAGGCGACCGCCCTGATGAAAGTCGGAACCGTTGACCTGGTCCTTCGGATGATCGAAGCGGGCGTGATCATGCGCGACATGCGGATGGAAAACCCCATCCGCAGCATCCGCGAGATCTCCCACGACCTCAGTGGCCGGGCATTGGTCCGCCTGGCCAATGGACGCCAGCTCACCGCCCTTGAAATCCAGCAGGAATACCTCACCAAGGTCACGGCCTTCGTCAATGAACACGGCGCCCACAACCCGCATGTACCGCTGATCCTGGATCTGTGGGAGCGGACGCTGCATGCCATTGAATCCGGTGACACCAAGGGCATTGACACCGAAATCGACTGGGCCATCAAGAAGAAGCTGATGGATAACTACCGCGAACGCCACGGCCTTGGCCTGGACGCGCCCCGCATTGCCCAGCTTGATCTGACGTACCACGACATTTCCCGCAGCCGGGGACTTTACTACCTGCTGCAATCCCGTGGAGCGGTCCGCCGCATCGTGGACGACACTGTCATCAAGGGGGCGGTGGACGCGCCGCCGCAAACCACCAGGGCCAAGCTGCGCGGCGACTTTGTCCGCCGCGCGCAGGAGTTGGGACGCGACTACACGGTGGACTGGGTGCACCTGAAACTGAACGACCGCGCCCACCAGACGATCTTGTGCAAGGATCCGTTCCGCAGCGTCGATGAGCGCGTCGATGCGCTTCTGGACTCTATGGGCTGA
- a CDS encoding FKBP-type peptidyl-prolyl cis-trans isomerase, with the protein MRRLLAILLPGLLLLTACGGTASQPEPSSQSAGETAKFDSLKLTDNGDKKAPGVDFDKPLAVTQPTIKVVSEGKGDAVKANQVAKISILALNGTDGSQLEDTFPNEPESLELNDELKTSSAVIYNAFVGAKVGSSLALAVPGQQSAASASPSPSDGASPSPSPEAGPTQLLIIKVLSASDPTPVLDKPQGETVTPPAGLPTVTEKDGVPEINVAGAAAPTSLVSQDLIKGSGATVKESDTLTVNYVGVNLADGTKFDSSFDRGQPATFPLTGVIKGWTQGLAGKTVGSRVLLVIPKDLAYGDAGQGQAKGDLVFVVDILGVK; encoded by the coding sequence GTGCGCCGACTACTAGCAATCCTCCTTCCCGGCCTGCTGCTCCTGACCGCCTGCGGAGGCACCGCCTCCCAGCCAGAGCCCAGCAGCCAGTCCGCCGGGGAGACTGCAAAGTTCGACTCCCTCAAGCTGACCGACAACGGGGACAAGAAGGCCCCTGGCGTGGACTTTGACAAGCCACTGGCCGTGACCCAGCCAACCATCAAAGTGGTTTCCGAGGGCAAGGGCGACGCCGTAAAGGCCAACCAGGTTGCCAAGATTTCCATCCTCGCCCTGAACGGCACGGACGGCTCCCAGCTCGAGGATACGTTCCCCAACGAGCCGGAAAGCCTGGAGCTGAATGACGAGCTCAAGACCAGCAGCGCAGTCATCTACAACGCTTTCGTGGGCGCCAAGGTTGGATCCAGCCTTGCACTGGCCGTTCCCGGCCAGCAGAGCGCGGCATCGGCCAGCCCCAGCCCTTCCGACGGCGCCAGCCCCAGCCCGAGTCCGGAAGCCGGGCCCACCCAGCTGCTGATCATCAAGGTGCTCTCCGCATCCGATCCCACCCCGGTCCTGGACAAGCCCCAGGGCGAAACCGTGACGCCGCCGGCCGGGCTGCCTACCGTTACTGAAAAAGACGGCGTCCCCGAAATCAACGTTGCCGGTGCGGCTGCCCCCACATCCCTCGTGTCCCAGGACCTGATCAAGGGCTCCGGCGCCACCGTCAAGGAGTCCGACACGCTGACCGTGAATTACGTCGGCGTCAACCTGGCAGACGGCACCAAGTTCGATTCCAGCTTCGACCGCGGCCAGCCGGCCACCTTCCCGCTGACCGGGGTCATCAAGGGCTGGACCCAGGGCCTCGCCGGCAAGACCGTTGGGTCCCGCGTCCTGCTGGTCATCCCCAAGGACCTGGCCTACGGCGACGCCGGCCAGGGGCAGGCAAAGGGCGACCTGGTCTTCGTAGTGGACATCCTCGGGGTCAAGTAG
- a CDS encoding FKBP-type peptidyl-prolyl cis-trans isomerase: protein MSFGQREFDRQKPEIDFPEGDVPTELVITDLIEGDGREAKAGDTVSTHYVGVAWSTGEEFDASWGRGAPLDFRVGVGQVIQGWDQGLLGMKVGGRRRLEIPSELAYGSRGAGGAIAPNEALIFVVDLVAVR from the coding sequence ATGTCATTTGGACAGCGGGAATTTGACCGCCAGAAGCCCGAAATCGATTTTCCGGAGGGCGACGTCCCCACGGAACTCGTCATCACAGACCTGATCGAGGGTGACGGCCGGGAAGCCAAGGCAGGGGACACCGTCTCCACCCACTACGTCGGCGTTGCCTGGTCCACCGGCGAGGAATTCGACGCCTCCTGGGGCCGCGGTGCACCCCTGGACTTCCGCGTCGGCGTCGGCCAGGTCATTCAGGGCTGGGACCAGGGCCTGCTGGGCATGAAGGTCGGTGGCCGCCGCCGCCTGGAGATCCCCTCCGAGCTGGCCTATGGCTCGCGCGGTGCCGGTGGCGCGATTGCTCCCAACGAGGCACTGATCTTCGTCGTGGACCTCGTGGCAGTGCGCTGA
- a CDS encoding WYL domain-containing protein: MSLSRTERLLNLLIALLNTRYGLHRSELREKVYHDTSGNDVAFGRMFERDKNDLRAMGFDVETLTDMGWSEDDPATTRYRIGKESNRLPDVQLGPDEWTVLLLASQLWERAALGTAAQSALRKLQAAGRMADVELPAGVQPRIKPAGQAFDDIVAAMHARHPVTFTYLAGTTGKEEERTVEPWGLGSRFGQWYLMGYDRAREAPRHFRLSRFTSAVTTLAKEQYTPPVDFSIRAELDLLPELPLRTAVVDVKEGHLLALRRRAVQATQDQATGRPGAGYDRLFIEYRDPEVLAEELASYGPDALAVEPAELAAAVRRRLQAAAAFSDAPVPDYTFADARARTARKGTSEDQLKRMLQLVPFLVHNQGLHIQDVAKHFGVTREELESDLRILICSGLPEGYPDDLLDIQWEDDHVFITQDLDLKKPVRFTVAEACALLTGLETLNGLPDLPGGGALESVTLKLLAAAGEEGLQAASIAGPEVAPADAATHATVRQAIETRSQLHLTYLSPQRDAVTERDVDPLRLYSLDNTWYFEAWCHLVDGLRNFRLDRVQDVHPNGAPAAPHGIPEGGVPAKLFTPNDDDTTVTVQLTRQGRGLAEDYYAERTAELPDGGLVAEIRFGNTAWLPMFVAQHGGSARILAPAELASAARDWLAASLAGYDR, from the coding sequence GTGTCCCTATCCCGCACCGAACGACTCCTCAACCTGCTGATTGCGCTGCTCAACACCCGCTACGGGCTGCACCGCAGCGAACTGCGCGAAAAGGTCTACCACGACACCTCCGGCAATGACGTTGCGTTCGGACGGATGTTCGAGCGGGACAAGAATGACCTGCGGGCAATGGGCTTCGACGTGGAGACACTGACGGACATGGGCTGGAGCGAGGACGACCCCGCCACCACCAGGTACCGGATCGGCAAGGAGTCCAACCGGCTCCCGGACGTCCAGCTGGGGCCCGACGAGTGGACCGTCCTGCTGCTGGCCTCCCAATTATGGGAGCGCGCGGCACTGGGCACCGCCGCCCAAAGCGCGCTCCGCAAACTCCAGGCCGCCGGCAGGATGGCGGACGTGGAACTGCCGGCCGGGGTCCAGCCCCGGATCAAACCCGCCGGCCAGGCCTTTGATGACATCGTGGCCGCCATGCACGCCCGGCATCCGGTCACTTTCACGTATCTCGCCGGCACCACCGGCAAAGAGGAGGAGCGCACCGTCGAGCCCTGGGGCCTGGGCAGCCGCTTCGGCCAGTGGTACCTCATGGGCTACGACCGGGCACGCGAGGCACCCCGGCATTTCCGCCTGTCGCGCTTCACCAGTGCCGTGACCACATTGGCGAAGGAGCAGTACACGCCGCCGGTGGACTTCAGTATCCGCGCAGAGCTGGACCTGTTGCCGGAACTGCCGCTGCGCACTGCCGTCGTGGACGTCAAGGAGGGGCACCTGCTGGCCCTCCGCCGTCGTGCTGTTCAAGCCACCCAGGACCAGGCCACAGGCCGGCCAGGTGCGGGCTACGACAGGCTCTTCATCGAGTACCGGGACCCGGAGGTGCTTGCCGAAGAGCTGGCCTCCTACGGACCCGATGCCCTGGCAGTGGAACCGGCTGAACTTGCTGCCGCCGTGAGGCGCAGGCTCCAGGCGGCGGCCGCGTTCAGCGACGCACCCGTCCCCGACTACACGTTCGCCGATGCCCGTGCCCGGACCGCCCGGAAGGGAACGTCTGAGGACCAGCTCAAGCGCATGCTGCAGTTGGTCCCCTTCCTGGTCCACAACCAGGGGCTGCACATCCAGGACGTCGCAAAGCACTTCGGCGTCACCCGTGAAGAGCTCGAGTCAGACCTCCGGATCCTCATCTGCTCCGGGCTGCCGGAGGGTTATCCGGACGACCTGCTCGATATCCAATGGGAAGACGACCACGTCTTCATTACCCAGGACCTTGACCTGAAGAAACCTGTCCGGTTTACCGTGGCGGAGGCATGCGCTTTGCTGACAGGTCTTGAAACGCTCAACGGCCTGCCGGACCTTCCCGGCGGCGGCGCGCTGGAGTCGGTTACCTTGAAGCTCCTGGCGGCCGCAGGCGAGGAAGGGCTGCAAGCTGCCTCCATTGCCGGGCCGGAGGTTGCACCTGCCGACGCCGCAACCCATGCCACGGTCCGCCAGGCCATCGAGACCCGCTCCCAGCTCCACCTGACCTACCTTTCACCCCAGCGTGACGCCGTCACCGAGCGCGACGTTGACCCGCTGCGGCTGTATTCCCTGGACAACACCTGGTACTTCGAAGCCTGGTGCCACCTGGTGGACGGGCTGCGGAACTTCCGCCTGGACCGTGTACAGGACGTTCACCCCAACGGAGCGCCTGCCGCCCCGCACGGGATACCGGAGGGCGGGGTCCCGGCCAAGCTATTCACCCCGAACGACGACGACACCACCGTCACCGTCCAGCTCACCCGGCAGGGGAGGGGGCTGGCGGAGGACTACTACGCGGAGCGTACCGCGGAGTTGCCCGACGGCGGCCTGGTGGCAGAGATCCGGTTCGGCAACACGGCGTGGCTGCCGATGTTCGTGGCCCAGCATGGCGGTTCAGCCCGGATTCTGGCCCCTGCGGAGCTGGCTTCCGCCGCGCGGGACTGGCTTGCGGCCTCGCTGGCCGGCTACGACCGATAG
- the tatA gene encoding Sec-independent protein translocase subunit TatA: MGRLFDGPWPIVIIIVVALLLFAAPKLPAMARSLGQSMRIIKSEVKEMKNDGKADTTDANGPVEGTIVNHPKAKPGEPTDGTDVPPSTRA, encoded by the coding sequence GTGGGAAGACTCTTTGACGGCCCCTGGCCGATCGTAATCATCATCGTTGTAGCTTTGCTTCTCTTCGCCGCCCCCAAGCTTCCGGCCATGGCCCGCAGCCTGGGACAGTCCATGCGGATCATCAAGTCCGAGGTGAAGGAAATGAAGAACGACGGCAAGGCCGACACCACCGACGCAAACGGTCCGGTGGAAGGCACCATCGTGAACCACCCCAAGGCGAAGCCCGGTGAGCCGACAGACGGCACTGACGTTCCGCCGTCGACCCGCGCCTGA